A window of Jatrophihabitans sp. contains these coding sequences:
- the ileS gene encoding isoleucine--tRNA ligase has translation MAYQALPAHVDLAANDREVIAFWREHKIFQTSLEQTAGGPSYVFYEGPPTANGMPGTHHIEARAFKDLFPRFKTMKGYSVPRMGGWDCHGLPVELAVEKELGFTGKADIERYGIAEFNDRCRESVQRHVDEFTAMSERMGYWCDYDNAYRTMNPDYIQSVWWALKQIFDQGLLVEDHRVAPYCPRCGTGLSDHEVAQGYETVVDPSVYVRFPLTSGPLAGEADLLIWTTTPWTLVSNTAVAVNPEVTYSVVRTPDGQTLVTFLGGAASAQLPPGTETIASYQGREMERWSYQRPFDYVAIGDAENPAHYVVLADYVTTEDGSGLVHQAPAFGAEDLAICRSYGMPVVSPIGKDGHFLDGIEEIGGLFFKDADDRLVADLSRRGLLFKHLAFEHSYPHCWRCHTPLMYYALPSFYIRTTERKAELIAQNEATNWYPETVKHGRYGDWLDNNIDWALSRDRYWGTPLPIWRNDVDPSRLVCVGSLAELSELTGEDLSRLDPHRPFVDAPTFTLPGVPGVFSRVPQVIDGWFDSGSMPFAQFGAPHRNAELARQNYPADYICEAIDQTRGWFYTLMVIGTLVFGESSYRNVVCLGHILAEDGRKMSKHLGNILEPIPLMDRHGADAVRWFMLAGGSPWSARRVGHKNLEEIASKVLRTYWSIASFQSLYARANDWTPGTAGEQSVLDSWARAETNRVAAEVDLAMEAYDPARAGRALSGLIDDLSNWYVRRSRRRFWDGDPAALQTLHDCLDVLTRLLAPFVPFVTERVWQALFAEVTGVDSVHLAAWPDTGAPTDPALSAQVALVRRVVELGRAARAGSGVKTRQPLARALISAPGWTGLPEQLRQEVADELNVVELAELASAADLVNVTVKPNFRALGKRFGSRTKEVAAAITAADPAELAASIRSTGSMPLSALGEDVLAEEVLISEAPVSGWAVESSGPETVALDLELTGELRRLGLLREVIRIVQDARKNAGFDVSDRITLHWTVGGSPEPAQAIREHLSELSREVLASAVFEGAPARPDGFFGAGDDELGLQLWLAKA, from the coding sequence ATGGCCTACCAGGCCCTGCCCGCCCACGTGGATCTGGCGGCGAACGACCGCGAGGTGATCGCGTTCTGGCGTGAGCACAAGATCTTCCAGACCAGCCTGGAGCAGACCGCCGGCGGGCCGTCCTACGTCTTCTACGAGGGCCCGCCGACCGCCAACGGCATGCCGGGCACCCACCACATCGAGGCCCGCGCCTTCAAGGACCTGTTCCCGCGGTTCAAGACCATGAAGGGCTACTCCGTCCCCCGGATGGGCGGCTGGGACTGCCACGGCCTGCCGGTCGAGCTGGCGGTGGAGAAGGAGCTCGGCTTCACGGGCAAGGCCGACATCGAGCGGTACGGCATCGCCGAGTTCAACGACCGGTGCCGGGAGTCGGTGCAGCGCCACGTCGACGAGTTCACCGCCATGAGCGAGCGGATGGGCTACTGGTGTGACTACGACAACGCCTACCGGACGATGAACCCCGACTACATCCAGTCGGTGTGGTGGGCGCTCAAGCAGATCTTCGACCAGGGCCTGCTCGTCGAGGACCACCGGGTGGCGCCGTACTGCCCGCGCTGCGGCACCGGGCTGTCCGACCATGAGGTGGCCCAGGGCTACGAGACGGTCGTCGACCCGTCGGTCTACGTCCGGTTCCCGCTGACCTCCGGCCCGCTGGCCGGCGAGGCCGACCTGCTGATCTGGACGACCACCCCCTGGACGCTGGTGTCCAACACCGCCGTCGCGGTCAACCCCGAGGTGACCTATTCCGTGGTCCGCACCCCGGACGGCCAGACGCTGGTCACCTTTCTCGGCGGGGCTGCCAGCGCCCAGCTGCCGCCGGGCACCGAGACGATCGCCAGCTACCAGGGCCGGGAGATGGAGCGCTGGAGCTACCAGCGGCCCTTCGACTACGTGGCGATCGGTGACGCCGAGAACCCGGCGCACTACGTGGTGCTGGCCGACTACGTCACCACCGAGGACGGCTCCGGACTGGTGCACCAGGCCCCGGCGTTCGGCGCCGAGGACCTGGCGATCTGCCGCTCGTACGGGATGCCGGTGGTGAGCCCGATTGGCAAGGACGGCCACTTCCTGGACGGGATCGAAGAGATCGGCGGGCTGTTCTTCAAGGACGCCGACGACCGGTTGGTCGCTGACCTCAGCCGGCGCGGCCTGCTGTTCAAGCACCTGGCCTTCGAGCACAGCTACCCGCACTGCTGGCGCTGCCACACCCCGTTGATGTACTACGCGCTGCCCTCGTTCTACATCCGGACCACCGAGCGCAAGGCCGAGCTGATCGCGCAGAACGAGGCCACCAACTGGTACCCCGAGACGGTCAAGCACGGCCGCTACGGGGACTGGCTGGACAACAACATCGACTGGGCGCTCTCCCGCGACCGGTACTGGGGCACCCCGCTGCCGATCTGGCGCAATGACGTCGATCCGAGCCGGCTGGTCTGCGTCGGCTCGCTGGCCGAGCTGTCGGAGCTGACCGGTGAGGACCTGAGCCGGCTGGACCCGCACCGGCCCTTCGTCGACGCCCCGACGTTCACGCTGCCCGGCGTGCCCGGCGTCTTCTCCCGGGTGCCGCAGGTGATCGACGGCTGGTTCGACTCGGGCTCGATGCCGTTCGCCCAGTTCGGCGCCCCGCACCGCAACGCCGAGCTGGCCCGGCAGAACTACCCGGCCGACTACATCTGCGAGGCGATCGACCAGACCCGTGGCTGGTTCTACACGTTGATGGTGATCGGCACTCTGGTGTTCGGCGAGTCCAGCTACCGCAACGTGGTGTGCCTGGGTCACATCCTGGCCGAGGACGGCCGCAAGATGAGCAAGCATCTGGGCAACATCCTGGAGCCGATCCCGCTGATGGACCGGCACGGCGCCGACGCGGTGCGCTGGTTCATGCTGGCCGGCGGCTCACCGTGGTCCGCGCGCCGGGTCGGGCACAAGAACCTGGAGGAGATCGCCTCCAAGGTGCTGCGCACCTACTGGTCGATCGCCTCGTTCCAGTCGCTGTACGCCCGGGCCAACGACTGGACGCCGGGCACCGCCGGCGAGCAGTCCGTGCTGGACAGCTGGGCCCGCGCCGAGACCAACCGGGTCGCCGCCGAGGTGGACCTCGCCATGGAGGCCTATGACCCGGCCCGGGCCGGGCGGGCGCTGTCCGGGCTGATCGACGACCTGTCCAACTGGTACGTCCGGCGCTCACGCCGCCGGTTCTGGGACGGTGACCCGGCGGCGCTGCAGACCCTGCACGACTGCCTGGACGTGCTGACCCGGCTACTGGCGCCGTTCGTGCCGTTCGTCACCGAGCGGGTCTGGCAGGCGCTGTTCGCCGAGGTCACCGGCGTGGACTCGGTGCACCTGGCGGCCTGGCCGGACACCGGCGCGCCGACCGACCCGGCGCTGTCGGCCCAGGTCGCCCTGGTGCGCCGGGTGGTCGAACTCGGCCGGGCCGCGCGGGCCGGCTCGGGAGTCAAGACCAGGCAGCCGCTGGCCAGGGCGCTGATCTCGGCCCCCGGCTGGACCGGGCTGCCCGAACAGCTGCGACAGGAGGTGGCCGACGAGCTGAACGTCGTCGAGCTCGCCGAGCTGGCCAGCGCCGCGGACCTGGTCAACGTCACGGTCAAGCCGAACTTCCGCGCCCTGGGAAAGCGGTTCGGCTCCCGGACGAAGGAGGTGGCCGCGGCCATCACCGCCGCCGACCCGGCCGAACTGGCCGCCTCGATCAGGTCGACGGGCTCGATGCCGCTGTCCGCGCTCGGCGAAGACGTCCTCGCCGAGGAGGTGCTGATCAGCGAGGCGCCGGTCTCGGGCTGGGCGGTGGAGAGTTCGGGTCCGGAGACGGTCGCCCTGGACCTGGAGCTGACCGGTGAGCTGCGACGGCTCGGCCTGCTGCGTGAAGTGATCCGGATCGTGCAGGACGCTCGCAAGAACGCCGGGTTCGACGTCTCGGACCGGATCACGCTGCACTGGACGGTCGGCGGCTCACCGGAGCCGGCCCAGGCCATCCGGGAGCACCTGAGCGAGCTGTCGCGCGAGGTGCTGGCCAGCGCGGTCTTCGAGGGCGCCCCCGCGCGGCCGGACGGCTTCTTCGGAGCCGGCGACGACGAGCTCGGGCTGCAACTCTGGCTCGCGAAGGCCTAG
- a CDS encoding TraR/DksA C4-type zinc finger protein, translating into MAGVRGRIGAALRRAGDVSAAAASKVTPGRAAKAAGPAKAGSVKAGPVKAGPVKVAAPAKAGPAKAGPAKAGPGAAAAASAAAAKAPAKRTAATKAPPVKKAPASKAATKAPPVKKAPAGKAAATKAPPVKKAPAGKTAATEKPVKKAPAKKAPAQAAPAATAPAKKTPAKKAPAVKAPAKKAAPAKAPVAEKAPPATPTGGPDSAAESNVAGLTAADLAEIRGRLERELAEMRLEYDRSINQLNELRQSHTDGAGDDQADVGAKTFEREQEQSIAANRHLLLTQIEHALERIDSGTYGVCEDCGRPIPKARIKALPMATLDAECKALAERR; encoded by the coding sequence ATGGCAGGCGTGCGAGGTCGGATCGGGGCGGCGTTGCGCAGGGCCGGTGACGTGTCGGCCGCCGCGGCCAGCAAGGTGACGCCCGGCCGGGCCGCCAAGGCGGCCGGTCCCGCGAAGGCCGGTTCCGTGAAGGCCGGTCCCGTGAAGGCCGGTCCCGTGAAGGTTGCCGCTCCCGCGAAGGCCGGTCCCGCGAAGGCCGGTCCCGCGAAGGCCGGTCCCGGCGCGGCTGCTGCTGCGAGTGCGGCTGCCGCCAAGGCTCCGGCCAAGAGAACCGCCGCCACCAAGGCTCCGCCGGTGAAGAAGGCGCCCGCCAGCAAGGCCGCCACTAAGGCCCCGCCGGTCAAGAAGGCGCCCGCTGGCAAGGCCGCCGCCACCAAGGCCCCGCCGGTGAAGAAGGCGCCCGCCGGCAAGACCGCCGCCACTGAGAAGCCGGTTAAGAAGGCGCCGGCCAAGAAGGCGCCGGCCCAAGCGGCGCCGGCCGCGACAGCGCCGGCTAAGAAGACGCCCGCCAAGAAGGCGCCAGCTGTCAAAGCGCCGGCCAAGAAGGCAGCTCCCGCGAAGGCGCCCGTCGCCGAGAAGGCGCCGCCGGCCACTCCGACCGGCGGACCGGACAGCGCCGCCGAGTCGAATGTCGCGGGGCTCACCGCGGCGGACCTGGCCGAGATCCGTGGCCGGCTGGAGCGCGAGCTGGCCGAGATGCGACTGGAGTACGACAGGTCGATCAACCAGCTCAACGAGCTGCGACAGTCCCACACCGACGGGGCCGGCGACGATCAGGCAGACGTCGGCGCCAAGACCTTCGAGCGTGAGCAGGAGCAGTCGATCGCGGCCAACCGGCACCTGCTGCTGACCCAGATCGAGCACGCCCTCGAGCGGATCGACTCCGGCACCTACGGCGTCTGTGAGGACTGCGGCCGGCCCATTCCGAAGGCCCGGATCAAGGCGCTGCCGATGGCGACCCTGGACGCCGAGTGCAAGGCGCTGGCCGAGCGGCGCTGA
- the lspA gene encoding signal peptidase II has translation MSNPRPADPARLDGRSPVRKTWLFFVTALIALAADLVSKIVVVATIEPGDSGARLLGGAVYLVHARNSGAAFSLAAGATAVLTAISIVVIAVVIRAARKLTSSRWALALGLVLGGAMGNLVDRLFRAPSPGKGHVVDWISVLANDGHVWPIFNLADSAIMIGGALAVLLSLRGVEFGSGSSRRPAKPAAQTRPVDGPAANQLAADPPPPHQPPPHQPPPYQPVALPQDRTAEGSPRD, from the coding sequence GTGAGCAACCCTCGACCGGCTGATCCCGCACGGCTCGACGGCCGGTCCCCGGTGCGCAAGACCTGGCTGTTCTTCGTCACCGCGCTGATCGCGCTGGCCGCTGACCTGGTGAGCAAGATCGTGGTGGTGGCCACCATCGAGCCGGGCGATTCGGGGGCTCGGCTGCTCGGCGGCGCGGTCTACCTGGTGCACGCCCGCAACAGCGGAGCCGCGTTCTCGTTGGCTGCCGGAGCCACCGCGGTGCTGACAGCGATCTCGATCGTCGTCATCGCGGTGGTGATCCGGGCAGCTCGCAAGCTCACCTCGTCCCGCTGGGCCCTGGCGCTCGGGCTGGTGCTCGGCGGTGCGATGGGAAACCTGGTGGATCGGCTGTTCCGGGCGCCCTCGCCCGGCAAGGGCCACGTGGTGGACTGGATCTCGGTGCTGGCCAACGACGGCCACGTCTGGCCGATCTTCAACCTGGCCGACTCGGCCATCATGATCGGGGGCGCGCTGGCCGTGCTGCTGTCGCTGCGCGGTGTCGAGTTCGGTTCCGGCTCGAGTCGGCGACCCGCGAAGCCCGCCGCACAGACCCGACCCGTGGACGGGCCGGCCGCGAACCAGTTGGCCGCCGACCCGCCGCCCCCGCACCAGCCGCCCCCGCACCAGCCGCCCCCGTACCAGCCGGTGGCGCTGCCGCAGGATCGGACTGCCGAGGGCAGCCCGCGTGACTGA
- a CDS encoding RluA family pseudouridine synthase encodes MTDVRMLPVPDGLDGLRLDVALSRLFGLSRSAAAGLIDDGAVTLDGSSPARSEKVRGGSLLEISIPEPVDLAAAPPRAVDGLAVLYADDDIVVVDKPVGVAAHPSIGWDGPTVTQGLAAMGYRLSTSGAAERQGVVHRLDAGTTGVMAVATSERAYTGLKRAFKERTVEKLYSALVQGHPDPSSGTVDAPIDRHPSSDWKFAVVASGRPSVTHYETVQAYRAASLLDIRLETGRTHQIRVHMAALRHPCCGDLVYGADPVLSRRLGLQRQWLHARSLSFEHPGTGEWLTVVSPFPADLQHALDVLEAES; translated from the coding sequence GTGACTGACGTCCGGATGCTGCCGGTCCCCGACGGCCTGGACGGGCTGCGCCTGGACGTGGCGCTGTCCCGGCTGTTCGGGCTGTCCCGGTCGGCGGCGGCCGGGCTGATCGACGACGGGGCGGTCACCCTGGACGGCAGCAGCCCGGCCCGCTCGGAGAAGGTCCGCGGCGGGTCCCTGCTGGAGATCAGCATTCCGGAGCCGGTGGATCTGGCCGCCGCCCCGCCGCGCGCGGTGGACGGGCTGGCGGTCCTGTACGCCGACGACGACATCGTGGTGGTCGACAAGCCGGTCGGCGTCGCGGCACATCCCAGCATCGGCTGGGACGGACCCACCGTGACCCAGGGGCTCGCGGCGATGGGGTACCGGCTGTCGACCTCGGGCGCGGCCGAGCGGCAGGGCGTCGTGCACCGGCTGGACGCCGGCACCACCGGCGTGATGGCGGTCGCCACCAGCGAGCGGGCCTACACCGGGCTCAAGCGGGCGTTCAAGGAGCGCACCGTGGAGAAGCTGTACTCCGCCCTGGTGCAGGGCCATCCCGACCCGAGCAGCGGCACGGTGGACGCGCCGATCGACCGGCACCCGTCCTCGGACTGGAAGTTCGCGGTGGTGGCCAGCGGGCGGCCCAGCGTCACCCACTACGAGACGGTGCAGGCCTATCGGGCGGCCTCGCTGCTCGACATCCGCCTGGAGACCGGGCGCACCCACCAGATCAGGGTGCACATGGCAGCGTTGCGGCACCCGTGCTGCGGTGACCTGGTCTACGGCGCCGATCCGGTGTTGAGCCGGCGGCTAGGCCTGCAACGGCAGTGGCTGCACGCCCGGTCGCTGTCCTTCGAGCATCCGGGCACGGGGGAATGGCTGACCGTGGTGTCGCCGTTCCCCGCCGACCTGCAGCACGCCCTGGACGTCCTGGAGGCCGAGTCCTAG
- a CDS encoding antibiotic biosynthesis monooxygenase produces MSIIKINAITVAADSGDELAKRFAARAGAVDNQDGFEGFELLQPTDGRTTWLVLTRWRDEDAFNAWASSPAFGQGHRSEGPHAQGGEGGGSPHAHGAEGGEQPKKPVGVSSELWSYVVAGGSAGGSGS; encoded by the coding sequence ATGTCCATCATCAAGATCAATGCCATCACGGTCGCCGCCGACAGCGGTGACGAACTGGCCAAGCGGTTCGCGGCCCGGGCCGGCGCGGTCGACAACCAGGACGGCTTCGAGGGCTTCGAGCTGCTGCAGCCCACCGACGGCCGGACCACCTGGCTGGTGCTCACCCGCTGGCGCGACGAGGACGCCTTCAACGCCTGGGCCAGCTCGCCGGCGTTCGGCCAGGGCCACCGGTCCGAGGGCCCGCACGCCCAGGGCGGCGAAGGTGGCGGGAGCCCGCACGCCCACGGCGCCGAGGGCGGCGAGCAGCCCAAGAAGCCGGTCGGGGTCAGCAGCGAGCTGTGGTCCTACGTGGTCGCCGGCGGCTCCGCGGGCGGCTCGGGCTCCTAG